The window TTTAAGGCTGATACAAAATACGGAAAAATTCTGCTTTGGAGTGGACGCGGTTTTACTGTCTGATTTTGCTGATGTCAAGAGAAACAGTAAAGTACTTGATATAGGAACGGGAACAGGGATAATACCTGTACTTCTGGCAGGAAAAACAAAGGCTGCCAAGATTGTTGGCCTTGAAATTCAGGAAGAAATGGCTGAGATGGCTTCCAGAAGTGTAACCCTGAACCAACTTTCGGAAAGACTTGAGATAGTTCAGGGTGACATAAAACTCTACAGAGAGTATTTTGGGAAATCAAGTTTCGATGTTGTAGTATCCAATCCCCCTTACACCAATAAGGGCTGCGGACTGATAAATCCCATGGACAGCAAGGCAATTTCCCGGCATGAGATTTTATGCAGTCTGGAGGATGTCGTAAGTGCGGCGGCGGCATTACTGGTGCCCGGAGGGCAGCTTGCAATGGTACACAGGCCTGAAAGACTGGCTGATATCATATGCAGTATGAGAAATAATGGTATTGAGCCAAAATATTTAAGACTGGTACATCCAAAACCCGGAAAGAAACCAAATATGCTGCTTATTAAGGGAAATAGAGGCGGCAACCCTGAACTTAAGGTAATGGAACCTTTATATGTATATAACTCAGATGGAACATACTCTGATGAGATAAATAAAATATATGGAAGATAAGAGGAAGCACAAATTGAGCGAAAAGGGTAAACTTTATCTGGTAGCAACACCTATCGGTAATTTGCAGGATATAACTTTCAGAGCAATAAATACCCTGAAAGAAGTTGACTTTATAGCGGCGGAAGATACCAGACAGACAATCAAGCTATTAAATCACTTTGAGATAAAAAAGCCTCTTGTAAGTTATTATGAGCATAACAAGGTAGTAAAGGGTAACTATCTGATAGAGCAGTTGCTGCTTGGCAAAAACATTGCTCTGGTGTCTGACGCCGGAAGCCCGGGAATATCTGACCCCGGAGAGGATTTAGTAAAGCTTGCGATAGAAAACAGCGTTGAAGTAACAATGATTCCCGGGCCGGTTGCAGCGGTTACAGGGCTGGTTATATCAGGACTGCCTGCCGGAAGATTCGTATTTGAAGGCTTTCTTCCCATGAATAAGAGGTCAAGACAAGAAAGGCTTCAGCAGTTAAAAAATGAAACAAGGACTATTATATTTTATGAAGCTCCTCATAAACTGCCGTATACATTAAAAGATATGTATAATGCTTGGGGAGACAGAAGGATAGCCCTTGCGAGGGAGCTTACCAAAAGATTTGAAGAAGTCATAAGGTGTGGTTTATTCGATGCAATGGAAAGATTTCAGGAAGAGGCACCAAAGGGTGAGTTTGTTGTCATAATTGAGGGACAGGATAAAGAGTTCCTTGCAGAGCAGGAACGTGACAAATATTCTGAAATCAGCATAGAAGACCATGTAAACAAATACGTTGAAGAGGGACTTACAAAAAAGGATGCCATAAAAAAAGCAGCTGAGGACAGGGGATTAAATAAAAGGGACGTATATAATGCCGTAATGAAAAAATAAAAAGAACCTGTGAAAAATTTCACGGGTTCTTTCTACTTTTGTTTTTGTAATAATAATTTTATTACTTCTTTAGTTCTTTCATACACTCAGGGCAGATATTCTTACCCTTGTATACAATTACATCTTTGGCATTACCACAGAAGATACATGCAGGCTCATATTTCTTCAAAATAATGGTTGCCTCATCAACGTAGATTTCTAAAGCATCCTTTTCTGCGATGTCCAACGTTCTGCGGAGCTCGATTGGAAGAACAACTCTTCCCAGCTCATCAACCTTTCTTACAATACCAGTAGATTTCATCAAAATTGACCTCCTCATATGCACTACATATTTCGACAAACTTCGAATTTATAATACCATAAATTCCAATAAACGTCAACTCATAAATTTTCAAGAATTTTGCTATTTTTGTTATTTAAATACCTAAAAACCCAGTTATTTCAAGGGTTTGGATTAAAAATATTAAAATACTATAAATGTTACGAAATTGTTAAGAATTTAATTTGTTTTAATTTTTACAGAGATTCAAAAATAATACTGGAAAATTATTTAGCTGTTTAGGAGTTATTCGACAAAAAAAACTATAATTCTGTTTCATAAAAGAATGTGTCCAGGCATATATAACTAGGAGTAAGGTTTCCATTTTGCGGCTGGGAAAAGAGGTATTTATGATTAATTATATCTGGATTGGGCTATTAATTCTAGGGTTTGCATTTGGTATAGTAAATGGCAGGCTTGATGATGTAACAAAGGCTGCAATGGATTCTGCCCAGACTGCCGTTACTGTTTGCATAGGCTTACTGGGGGTTATGTGCCTTTGGACAGGGTTAATGAAGGTAGCCGAAAAAAGCGGACTTATCAGAATAATAGGACGTGCAGTAAGGCCGGTTTTAATATTTCTTTTTCCTGAAATACCAAAGGATCATCCGGCTTTAGGTGCTATAGTAATGAACCTGGTTGCAAACTTTCTTGGCTTGGGAAATGCCGCTACACCATTAGGGCTAAAGGCTATGAAGGAATTGCAGAGCCTAAATAAGGATAAGAAAACAGCCACTAATGCCATGTGTATGTTTTTGGTTTTAAATACGGCAGCAATTCAACTGGTGCCCGCAAATATAATTGCTCTTAGAACCTCTGCGGGCTCGAAAAAACCTGCAGAGATAATCATATGCATATGGATTGCATCTGTTTGTGCAACTATTATGGGTATTATAGCGGCAAAGATGCTGTCAGCAGTGTGGAAAAAAGACAATTAGAGAAAAGTGGTGGAATATGGGTATAATTAGGCACTTGTCCGACTACGCTGTTCCTGCAATATTTGTCGTAATACTTGGGGTGGCAGTATTAAAAAAAGTCAAAGCGTATGATGTGTTTGTAGAAGGTGCAATGGACGGAATAGATACAATAATAAAAATAATTCCTTCACTGGTGGGACTTCTCGTTGCAGTGGGAGTTTTCAAGGCGTCCGGCGCCATGGACAGCCTAATACTTTTGCTGAGACCCGTAACAGATTTACTGGGAATGCCTCCGCAGGTTGCTCCATTGGCATTGCTGCGACCCATATCAGGAAGTGCGTCCTTTGCTTTTGTAACCGAGATTATAAAATCCTTTGGGCCGGATTCGTATGCCGGAAGGGTTGCAGCTACAATGATGGGTTCAACAGAAACAATTTTTTATACATTGGCGGTTTATTATGGCTCTGTAGGAATAAAAAATATCAGATATACCCTTATAGCTGCTATAATGGCTGATATTATAAGTGTTATCGCATCCGTGTGGGCCTGTCAGTTTATATTCGGTTAGAACTTACTCAGAGCTCTGAGTATTTTAGCAGCCAGAGAGTATAGCCACATACCTTTTCCCCCTGATTTATACAATCCTTTGCTGGTAATTCTGTTCATGCCTTCGCTTGCTTTGGGGTCAGAAATAAACAGGCTCAAAAGGATTTTAAGCACTGACTTAATATTGCCTCTGTACCCGGTTCTGACAGACAGAGCTTTTGATGTAAAGAATTCGATTCTATCCTCGTATTCCTTGAGATTTCCATAATAAAAAACATAGTTCAAGCTGCCGGAAGAAAGGTCGTCATTGTATTTAAGATAACATTCCAAAATCTTATGTATACAGCTAACCCACGGGAAGAAAGCGGAATTAATATCTTCGGCCTCCTCCTCGCTCAAATCGGGGTTCGTTGCAAGGGACAGCAAAAGCAGTATATCAAGTCCCGAATCTATACACATACAGAATTCCCAGTTAGTAAGGTCGGGATACTTTTGTCCGTGGGCAGTACTCCACCTTATGAGGTTTACTTCCTTTTCATTATCGTCAGAGGAGTACTTTGTTACCTGTAGGTCAATGTACAAGGCTAGATATGCAGATATGGAGTCTCTGACAATATCATATGAAGGCAGAAGCTGAATTTTTTGACGGCATCTTTCAACAAGAATACTAAGATAGCCATTATCATCCTTTGAAGGGAAAAAGGTAAAATATTTCTCAAAGGATTCATTACGTATATTTGCAGCATCTTTTAATGAAGAAAAGGCTACTCTGATAAATGCTTCTGTTACAACAGACGAATTTTCACAGATTTTATTCAGGTAGCGAATAATAGCCGTGAAGGAAAAAATAACTTCAGAAGCAAGCTTAACATTAACACCGGGCCAAAAAGTGCATACAGATGAAACGGCCATATCAAAGTCGCTTTGTTTCAAGGCTTCCACAGCATTTTTCTTAATATTGTATTTTACTATACGCCCTGTATATCTGTAATATTCTTCGGTCTTTTTCTTAACGATGGGATTTATTTTTTTAACGTATCTGTTTATAAATCGAATAGAGCCTATGATGTTTTTCATAATTTATCCCCTAAATAAAGTATTCCAGACTAGATTTTCTCCATATGACTTATTGTTTAAACAGTTGTATTCTAATCATGGTGCTTGAAAAATTTTAAACAAATATGTATAGTAGTATCAGTAGCAATACACAATTTTCGGCTAAAAATGATAAGCACCGGGTAAATTATACCATGTTTGCGGGAATAGATTCAAATTGACAGCAATCTCAATAAAAGTAGAGCAGGTGATAGTTTTGATATTTGATACACATGCACATTATGATGATGA of the Ruminiclostridium papyrosolvens DSM 2782 genome contains:
- a CDS encoding tRNA1(Val) (adenine(37)-N6)-methyltransferase; translated protein: MVTIREKERIDDLQLHGLRLIQNTEKFCFGVDAVLLSDFADVKRNSKVLDIGTGTGIIPVLLAGKTKAAKIVGLEIQEEMAEMASRSVTLNQLSERLEIVQGDIKLYREYFGKSSFDVVVSNPPYTNKGCGLINPMDSKAISRHEILCSLEDVVSAAAALLVPGGQLAMVHRPERLADIICSMRNNGIEPKYLRLVHPKPGKKPNMLLIKGNRGGNPELKVMEPLYVYNSDGTYSDEINKIYGR
- a CDS encoding spore maturation protein yields the protein MGIIRHLSDYAVPAIFVVILGVAVLKKVKAYDVFVEGAMDGIDTIIKIIPSLVGLLVAVGVFKASGAMDSLILLLRPVTDLLGMPPQVAPLALLRPISGSASFAFVTEIIKSFGPDSYAGRVAATMMGSTETIFYTLAVYYGSVGIKNIRYTLIAAIMADIISVIASVWACQFIFG
- a CDS encoding AbrB/MazE/SpoVT family DNA-binding domain-containing protein codes for the protein MKSTGIVRKVDELGRVVLPIELRRTLDIAEKDALEIYVDEATIILKKYEPACIFCGNAKDVIVYKGKNICPECMKELKK
- the rsmI gene encoding 16S rRNA (cytidine(1402)-2'-O)-methyltransferase; the protein is MSEKGKLYLVATPIGNLQDITFRAINTLKEVDFIAAEDTRQTIKLLNHFEIKKPLVSYYEHNKVVKGNYLIEQLLLGKNIALVSDAGSPGISDPGEDLVKLAIENSVEVTMIPGPVAAVTGLVISGLPAGRFVFEGFLPMNKRSRQERLQQLKNETRTIIFYEAPHKLPYTLKDMYNAWGDRRIALARELTKRFEEVIRCGLFDAMERFQEEAPKGEFVVIIEGQDKEFLAEQERDKYSEISIEDHVNKYVEEGLTKKDAIKKAAEDRGLNKRDVYNAVMKK
- a CDS encoding nucleoside recognition domain-containing protein, which gives rise to MINYIWIGLLILGFAFGIVNGRLDDVTKAAMDSAQTAVTVCIGLLGVMCLWTGLMKVAEKSGLIRIIGRAVRPVLIFLFPEIPKDHPALGAIVMNLVANFLGLGNAATPLGLKAMKELQSLNKDKKTATNAMCMFLVLNTAAIQLVPANIIALRTSAGSKKPAEIIICIWIASVCATIMGIIAAKMLSAVWKKDN
- a CDS encoding DUF2600 family protein, with product MKNIIGSIRFINRYVKKINPIVKKKTEEYYRYTGRIVKYNIKKNAVEALKQSDFDMAVSSVCTFWPGVNVKLASEVIFSFTAIIRYLNKICENSSVVTEAFIRVAFSSLKDAANIRNESFEKYFTFFPSKDDNGYLSILVERCRQKIQLLPSYDIVRDSISAYLALYIDLQVTKYSSDDNEKEVNLIRWSTAHGQKYPDLTNWEFCMCIDSGLDILLLLSLATNPDLSEEEAEDINSAFFPWVSCIHKILECYLKYNDDLSSGSLNYVFYYGNLKEYEDRIEFFTSKALSVRTGYRGNIKSVLKILLSLFISDPKASEGMNRITSKGLYKSGGKGMWLYSLAAKILRALSKF